Genomic segment of Streptomyces sp. NA02950:
ACTGGATCGAGACGGCGGTGTCCACCGGGAAGGTGGACCTGGATGAGGCCCTGGCCGAGCTGCTGAGGGACAGGTAGCCATGAAACGGCGGGCGGGACTGCCCGCTCATGTTCACGGCGAAGCCGTACGCAAAGCCCTGCAAGAGGCACGTCCTGCCGGGCTGCACCTGAAACAGCTGGTCAAAGCTACCAAGTGCACCCCCGCCCAGGTCTGGACGGGCATCCGGTTCCTGCGGAAGATCGCGGTCAAGGAAGGACTGCCGCCGGTGACCTTCAACCGCCGGGACGGGTTCCAGCTGTCCGAGGAGCCCGAGGTGTGGATCGCTTACGAACGCGCGATCTTCGGGGCCGAGCTGCATCGCATCACGAATTTCATCACCGGGATCGTCGCCCCGCACGCCAAGCGCACCCCCGAGGACGAGTGGGCCCGCCTGGTCCTGGAACAGCTCGGCGGGGTCAAGGCCACCCTGGAAGTCCTCACCCGCATGGAACGCTGAGATGACCTGCCCGAACGAGACCCGACCGCCAGCCGTGCGCGAGCGGCGCTACCCCAGCGACACTACGGACGCCGAATGGGCCGTCCTCGAACCGCTGCTGCCCGTCCCGGCCTGCCGGCTTCCCGCGGGCGGGCGCCCGGAGAAGCATTCGCGCCGCAACGTGGTCGATGCCATACGGTATGTGAACGACAATGGGTGCAAGTGGAGGGCCGTTCCCGTCGACTTCGGGATCCCCTGGCGCACGGTCTACGGGTTTTTCCAGCGATGGCGGGCGAGCGGAGACCTGGCCCGCATCCACGCCGAACTGCACCAGAAAGTCCGCGTTCACGACGGCCTCAATCCCCACACCGTCGCGGTGATCCTGGACTCCCAGTCCGTCAAGGGCGCCGAGACGGTGAGCCAGGACACCCGCGGCTTCGACGGCGGAAAGCTCATCAATGGCAGGAAGCGGCACCTGGCCGTAGACATGCGCGGCATGGCGCTCGCCGTCATGGTCACCCCTGCCGCCCCGCACGACAGTATCCCCGCCCGCGACCAGCTCTTCCGCCTGCGCCTGACCCATCCCGAACTCGCCGTCGCCTGGGCGGACTCCGCCTACGGCGGAACCCTCATCGACTGGTCTCACTCCTTCCTCGGCATCACCCTCAAGACGGTGCCCCGCCGCAAAGACCAGGACGGCTTCGCCGTCCTCGCGAAGAGGTGGCGCGTCGAGCGGGCCATCTCGTGGATCATGAGAGCCAGGAGAAACGTCCGCGACTACGAGCGGCTCATCTCCCACAGCGAGGCCCACATCACCTGGACCTTCATCACCCTCATGGTCCGCCGCCTCACCCACCCTCCCCGGCCACCCCGCACGTCACCACACCCCGTCGAACCGGTCGAGACGAGCGCCGACAAGCCCAAGCCCATACGCCTGCGGAAGCCGTCGAACACCATCCGCCTCGCCCCAGCTGCTCTGAGCTGACACATCTTGCGGCCGGTGTCACTCCGAGATCCGGGTGGCTAGCAGATCTGTCTTCATCGGTGCCACTCGGGGCAATTCCGTGTGCGCGCAAACCCACTGCCAACGGGTCGCCGTTGCGGAGGACCGGTACCCGAGGGGACAATGCGTGGAGGTGCCGGGTGGTCATCCCGGCGAAGTGTTGGAGGCGCTGCTTGTGAACACCGCATCGCGGTGCGCCTCGCTGTGCGCGCCAGACGCTGACCACTTCGCTTCGCCCACCGGCTGACCTGCTTCGTTCGCGGTGGGCGCTTCCTCTTATGGGAGACCACCGTAGTGCCCGAAGACTTCTTGACGGGTGATCGCCGTCCTCTGACAACGGTTCTTGGCGCCAACTTCGTTTCGATCACTGGGAATTGCCTCACGTACATGGGCGTGCCGTGGTTTGTGCTGCAGAGCACGGACAGTGCCGCCAAGGTGGGGATCGTCGCGTTCTGCACACTGCTGCCCGTAGTGCTTGCTGCGCTCGTCGGTGGTCCGGTCATCGACCGGATCGGGCGACGGCGGGTGAGTGTCGCCTCGGATCTCGCCTGCGGGGTTGCCGTTGCGGCGATCCCGCTGCTGCAGTTCGCCGGCATCCTGCATTTCTGGATGCTGTGCGTGCTGATGGCGATGACCGGGCTGTTCCGTTCGCCGGGTGAGACTGCCCGCGGAGTGCTGTTGCCCACGCTCGCCGAACGCGCCGCAATGCCGCTGACCAGGGCCGCCGGGTTGTACGACGGTGCGGCACGCTGTGCGGCGCTGACTGGATCCGCTCTCGGAGGTGTGCTGATCGCCGTACTCGGTGCCGAGAATGTCCTGTTGGTGGATGCCGCGACCTTCGCTGTGGCCGCGCCGCTGTTCGCGTTCGGGGTGCGCGGTCTGCCTGAGGCGCAGGCCCGACGGCGGGTCGAGCCCGCGTCGTTGCGTGCCTACCGTCGTGAACTCGCGGAAGGGTATCGCTTCGTGGCGGCCACGCCGTTGCTGTTGGGCCTGTGCCTGATGACGCTGGTCACCCGGGGGCTCGATCAGGGATGGAGCGCCGTGCTCCTCCCGGTGCATGCCCGTGAGAAGCTTGATGGTTCCATCGATCTCGGTCTGCTGAACGCGGCGTTTGGTATCTGCGCACTCACGGGGGCGCTGGTCTACGGTGCGGTGGGCAGCCGGTTTCGGCGGTGGCCGGTGTTCACGGTTGCGTTTCTCATCGTAGGCCTGCCGCGCTTCGTGGTGGCCGCCTTCACCGACACCTTCGGGCCACTGGCCGTGATCATGGCGGTTGAGGGCCTCGCTTGCGGTGTGCTCAACCCCATCATGGCCACCGTGACGTATGAGACGGTGCCGGAGGCACTGCGCAGCCGGGTGCTGAGTGCGACGACAGCCTCGGTCCAGCTGGTCACTCCGCTGGGCGGACTGGCTGCGGGCTTCCTCGTGGACTCGGTCGGCCTGCCCTCCACGCTGCTGACGATCGGGGGTGTGTACCTGCTCGCCACGCTGTGCCCGGTGATCTTCCCGGCCTGGAGACAAATGGACAGTACCGGCTCTCCCCACGACAGGGCGGAGGGCTCGCTGCCGCAGAGTTCGGGGTCGAAGCGGGTGTAGTCACGCTGATGGCCGTTTCGGCGCTGCTCACAAACACTTGACGTCGGTGCTCCCCGTCGCGTGATCAGGCGGGGGGCCTTGTCCTCTTCGGTGAGCCGCAGGCGCCAGACCAGGTCCTATATCAGGCGCCAGTCACGGAACGTGACAGATCTCCGGTTCTGAAACAGCTTCTAAGCCCCGGGCCCAACGCTCCAGTATGTCAACGTGGTCCGGAGCACCGCCATCTTCCACCACGTGCCCCCCGACTCGACAGCCGCGCCACGTGCCCACTTACCATCCCGCCCGACTGTGAAGCGACTGTCAAGAGCGCATGGCAGGCCGCCGTCTCGTCGTGGGGCATGTCGCCGTACGTCAAGCCCCCAATTGCATTGGCTTGCAAGGCGGAGGGTGAACATTGCCTGATGCGGCACTATTCGCCGCAGGAAGCTCAGCGGCGCCGAGGCTCTTCCCCGTCAGCGTGCCTGGCAGCTGACGGTACCTGTCGGTCGGGCGGTGATTGGCTCCTCTGCCGGGCTGTCCTCCTGGTGGTGGTTCAGGTCGGGAGGAGTGCCCAGACTGTTTTGCCGGAGTCGCCGTGGAGTGCGTATCCCCAGTCGTGGCTGAGGATGTCGATGATGATCAGTCCGCGGCCTTTGGTGTCGTGGAGTGTTGCTGGGTGTGAGACGGGCCGGTCGAGGCTGGGGTCGTGTACGGCGCAGATGATGGCGTCGGGGTGGTTCATCAGGCCGAGCCATCCGTTGCCGTCGGGCCGGTTTTTGAGGGCGTGGCGCAGTGCGTTGGTGACGAGCTCGCTGGCGACGGTGGTGGTGTCCTCAGCGCACGAGCGACGCCCCCAGAGTTTGAGTGTGCGGTGGGTGAAGCGGCGGACCCGGTACAGGCACTGGGGATCTCCGGTGAAGCGGCAGGCGGAGAAGTGAGGGACTCCGAGTCCCATGGCCAGTCCCCAGTCGAAGGGAGCGGGTCGAGTCTGCGGAGAGCGAGGGGAGTCGCTGCGGGGGGCCACCGTGTCCTCTCAAGCGATGCTCGGCCAGCTTCCCTGGCGGTGACGTGAACACTCTTTCGGGGGACTTCAGAAGCGGGCTGGTGAGGCTAGTATTCCGACTACCCCACCCTCCGTGCAATTGCAGGTGAAATCTCACGCATGCGGGGAGCGCTTGCGGATGACGGCATTTCGTCAGCTCTGGCACCGGCCCCGGAGGGTGATATTCGAACGGCATGGCGAAAGAGGTCACGGTGGAACACTTCGTCAACGGCGTCCCTGCCAGCTCGATCACTTGCGTGAAGTGGATCAAGAGCCGGAAGAGCAACGCGGAAGGGGCCTGCGTGGAAGTGGCGGAACTTCCGGGCGGGGGAGTAGCGATGCGGAACTCCCGTCATCCCGACGGGCCCGCCCTTGTCTATACACGCGCTGAACTCGCTGCGTTCGTGGCTGGCGCAAAGAGCGGAGACTTCGATCATATGACGGCCTGAATCCGGGCCCGGGCAAAAGCGGTTGAGGCGGACAGGCAGGCTCCATCCTGGGATAGTGGTGGACGCCGCCAGCCCATCAGGAGCCTGCATGTCCGCCGACCACCCCGACAGAGGGGCGTTGACCGCCACGGCGGTCCCCCTGCCCCGCCGCGGCGAGAAGCCGGTCGCTGCCGGCAAGGTCCTGGGCGCCTATCTGCGAAGGCTCCGCAAAGAGCGGGGCATGGCCATCAAGGACGCTGCGCCGGTCATCCGGGCATCCGTTTCCAAGATCAGCCGCATGGAGCGCGGTGAGAATCCCCCTCGGGAGCGGGATGTGCTCGACCTCCTCAACCACTACGGCGTCAAGGACGACCAGCAGGTCCAGGCCATCCGTGATCTGCTCCGGCATGCGACTGCCGCGGCGTGGTACGACGAGTACAGCGATGTGACTCCAGGCTGGCTCAAGCGTCTGATCGGACTTGAGGACTCGGCCACCGAGATCCGCGCCTACGAAGTCAATGTCGTGCCAGGGCTGTTGCAGACCCCGGGCTACGCAAGGGCCGTCGTCAAGAGCGGACGGCCGCACGACAGTGAAACCGAGATCAAGCGGCGTGTTGCACTCCGAATTGCCCGGCAGAAGCTGCTCCACGCCGCCGGCAGTCCCCAGCTGGTGGCCCTGCTGGACGAGGGCATCCTCCGCCGGCCGGTCGGCGGTCCTGAGGTGATGGCCGAACAGCTCCAGTACCTGCTGCACGCGGCAGAGCGTAGCCGCATCGCCATCCGCATCGTGCGGTTCACCAAAAGCGCGCAAATCGCCCCTACGACTCCGATAACGTATCTGAAATTTGCCCACGGCGGCCCCACGGAACTGATCTACCTGGAGAACGCCATCGGCGCGACGTACGTCACCAACCACAGTGACGTCGAGCGGTATCGCCACCTCCTGTCCGAGCTGTGGGGGGTGGCTGAGTCCCGGAAGGTCACCATGCGGCTTCTCCGTGAAGCCCGAAAAGGCTACTCAGCTCACCCCTTCCGGCACTGCTGACACGACCTGTGCGCAGGTCAGGAGAGTCGGGCCACCCCGCCGTACTCTTCCCACTCGAACGTGCGCTGCCGGGGAGCGACCTCTGAATCCGGACGCCACGTGGAGACCTCGACAAGGTACGGCTGGAGAAGCTCCATGCCTTCGAAGTAGTCCCGCACCTCGCTCTTCTCCCTGACTCTGCCCCACTTGTTGCCAGTCACTCGCAGCATGAAGTCGGTTGCCGCTTGCCGCGTGGCCGCATCATCACTGACAAGCTGGCAGATCACCATGAAGCTGCCGGGAGCCAGGCGGTCGGCCACCTCGCGCACCACTCGCCCGGGCTGCTCTGAGTCGGGGAGGCAGTGCAGGACCGAGACGAACAGCGCAGCCACCGGCTGGGCGAAGTCGATGAAGCCGTCGACATCCGGATGATTGAAGATGCCCTCGGTGTCTGTCATCTCCGCCTGGATGAAGGCGGTCTCGTCGTTCTCGTCGAGCAGCGTGCGCCCGTGGGCCAGCACGATCGGATCGTTGTCGATGTAGACGACGCGCGAACTCCGGTCGACAGCCTGGGCAACCTGATGAACGTTGTTCTGTGTGGGGAGCCCGGAACCATGATCCAGAAACTGGCGTACCCCGTAGTCCCGGGCCAGGACGCGTACCACGCGCTGGAGGAAAAGCCTGTTGTTCCGCGCCAGAGCAGCAGTGCTCGGCGCAATCTCTAACAGCTCCTGACAGGCCTTGCGATCCGAGGCGAAGTTGTCCGTGCCCCCCAGGTACCAGTCGTACATGCGGGCGACACTCGGTGTATTAACGTCGATAGCATGAGCAATGGGATTCTCCCCGCGATCCATCCGACCCCCCTTGCCTCCCTCACCCGGGAGGCTCCTCAGCAGCAGGGAGGCCCATGCTAGAGAGGGCAACGGGGCAATGCCCAGGCATCCTGGGAAGGACCCCCGGACGGCTGACGCGAACTAGACGACCGGTGGAG
This window contains:
- a CDS encoding IS5 family transposase — its product is MRERRYPSDTTDAEWAVLEPLLPVPACRLPAGGRPEKHSRRNVVDAIRYVNDNGCKWRAVPVDFGIPWRTVYGFFQRWRASGDLARIHAELHQKVRVHDGLNPHTVAVILDSQSVKGAETVSQDTRGFDGGKLINGRKRHLAVDMRGMALAVMVTPAAPHDSIPARDQLFRLRLTHPELAVAWADSAYGGTLIDWSHSFLGITLKTVPRRKDQDGFAVLAKRWRVERAISWIMRARRNVRDYERLISHSEAHITWTFITLMVRRLTHPPRPPRTSPHPVEPVETSADKPKPIRLRKPSNTIRLAPAALS
- a CDS encoding MFS transporter translates to MPEDFLTGDRRPLTTVLGANFVSITGNCLTYMGVPWFVLQSTDSAAKVGIVAFCTLLPVVLAALVGGPVIDRIGRRRVSVASDLACGVAVAAIPLLQFAGILHFWMLCVLMAMTGLFRSPGETARGVLLPTLAERAAMPLTRAAGLYDGAARCAALTGSALGGVLIAVLGAENVLLVDAATFAVAAPLFAFGVRGLPEAQARRRVEPASLRAYRRELAEGYRFVAATPLLLGLCLMTLVTRGLDQGWSAVLLPVHAREKLDGSIDLGLLNAAFGICALTGALVYGAVGSRFRRWPVFTVAFLIVGLPRFVVAAFTDTFGPLAVIMAVEGLACGVLNPIMATVTYETVPEALRSRVLSATTASVQLVTPLGGLAAGFLVDSVGLPSTLLTIGGVYLLATLCPVIFPAWRQMDSTGSPHDRAEGSLPQSSGSKRV
- a CDS encoding ATP-binding protein, whose amino-acid sequence is MGLGVPHFSACRFTGDPQCLYRVRRFTHRTLKLWGRRSCAEDTTTVASELVTNALRHALKNRPDGNGWLGLMNHPDAIICAVHDPSLDRPVSHPATLHDTKGRGLIIIDILSHDWGYALHGDSGKTVWALLPT
- a CDS encoding DUF397 domain-containing protein, which translates into the protein MAKEVTVEHFVNGVPASSITCVKWIKSRKSNAEGACVEVAELPGGGVAMRNSRHPDGPALVYTRAELAAFVAGAKSGDFDHMTA
- a CDS encoding helix-turn-helix transcriptional regulator — encoded protein: MSADHPDRGALTATAVPLPRRGEKPVAAGKVLGAYLRRLRKERGMAIKDAAPVIRASVSKISRMERGENPPRERDVLDLLNHYGVKDDQQVQAIRDLLRHATAAAWYDEYSDVTPGWLKRLIGLEDSATEIRAYEVNVVPGLLQTPGYARAVVKSGRPHDSETEIKRRVALRIARQKLLHAAGSPQLVALLDEGILRRPVGGPEVMAEQLQYLLHAAERSRIAIRIVRFTKSAQIAPTTPITYLKFAHGGPTELIYLENAIGATYVTNHSDVERYRHLLSELWGVAESRKVTMRLLREARKGYSAHPFRHC
- a CDS encoding SAM-dependent methyltransferase, which translates into the protein MDRGENPIAHAIDVNTPSVARMYDWYLGGTDNFASDRKACQELLEIAPSTAALARNNRLFLQRVVRVLARDYGVRQFLDHGSGLPTQNNVHQVAQAVDRSSRVVYIDNDPIVLAHGRTLLDENDETAFIQAEMTDTEGIFNHPDVDGFIDFAQPVAALFVSVLHCLPDSEQPGRVVREVADRLAPGSFMVICQLVSDDAATRQAATDFMLRVTGNKWGRVREKSEVRDYFEGMELLQPYLVEVSTWRPDSEVAPRQRTFEWEEYGGVARLS